The Apium graveolens cultivar Ventura chromosome 3, ASM990537v1, whole genome shotgun sequence sequence acatgaagaaatgtcacggaagttagtcactcatgaaccagacagtacatcgagtgtcaacattgaagtggtggaattgattcataatttcaatgattttcagaagatattcagaagattggttgctgctcaggattagtattaattctctattaattaattaagtcatataatttaattatgaaaataaattatatatgcaaagattaatttattgattaattaaattaattgattaattgattaattaattctgaattaatatttagaattttcagaatttttaattggttaaaatctgttttaattccaaaaagacaactgattgtattaatatgacaatcggtatgacaatcaatagtcataccgaaagtcatgctaattcagttgattgtcttaccagaattattattagattaaaatcacttattaattcagcaaaaacaatctgcttgaactactatgacaatgggtatgacaattgattgtcataccgaaagtcttgctagttcattctgattgtcttgctagttctaaggatagtcctaccgattgtcttgctgagctcaggattgtcttgccaggtcaattctattctgttgattaaaaagaagcagacaagcagcagtacACCAcatctcaatcatacagaacacattcaagaacaaagataagaaagcagccgccttgaaacattttattttcttctctgcttacatcaagatcaaaattttagtttgttaatgttaaatccaaacaactagaattatttatcttgttcttgtgtaacaatctagcggatcaaaatccctagaacttaatctcaaatcgcgtttagcatttgattctaattattgcaaaaatagaaaaagttcatgtcgaatttattctaaatttgtgataattaatttgagattaattccttgtaatcgatacagttgttgtaacacctttcaagtttaataatatttttatttaacttgaattttgtttcacattttttattccgcatttattcgattatttggtaacgtttgtattcaacccccccttctacaaacaaattgggacctaacagtaaTCCCAATTCCAACTATATAAAATCCCTAATTTTCTACTATCCCCCAAAATAAAAATATGACTAAACCTAAAAGCTCACTAATCAATTTGGAGAGGGGATGAAGAGTGAAAATTTGGGGCTCCAAGAAAGGCTCAAAGGAATTGGAGGAAGGCTAACTAAAAATATGAGAGTGATAATCAAAAGGAGTTTAATTTGGGTTTAATCAAAGCAAGCTATTTTATTTAAGGTAATTATTCTTGGATCCATCTTTTAATTAGTACGGATTAGTTATGATATTCTTCTAATTATCTTTATGGATGAAATTGACGTAGAAGCACATAAATAATTGTGACTAGTAAGAATCTTGAaggtttaatattattaattaagagtacaattgttatatataatataatatataagaGACTTTGAGAGAGAACTAACTAATAAGAAAAGAGAACATCTTATTCTTGTGTACATAACCATGATACAAGCAAGCCTTATATAGGCAAGTAGGATGAATGTTACAAGAAAATGGAGAGCCAAAAATCTCTAATTAATGTAGGCATATGAAAGACCAAAAGTCATCTACTAATTACATAACACTCCCCCTTAGATGACTCATAAAACATCATACCTCGTTAAAACCTTACTAGGAAAAACCCTGTGGGAAAAACCCTagtgaaggaaaaagagtacatgtGTTAAACGAGTAATAAAGAGGACATTATATCTCCCCCTCATTTAAACATGACTATGAAAATCAATATAGATCTCGAAATTTACGCATCCCAATCTTGTGTACCGACTTCTCGAAGGAAGATGTAGGAAGTGCTTTTGTTAACAAGTCTGCTGGATTTTCACATGATCGAATCTGACAAACATTAATTTCACCTCTTTGTTGAAGTTCATGGgtaaagaagaactttggatcaatgtgctttgtcctatcATCTTTAATGTAACCTTCTTGAGTCTGAGTGATGCATGCTTCATTATCTTCAAATAAAACAGTAGGACTTCCTTTATTGACTAAGAGACCACATGATTCTCGAATATGATGGACCAAAGACCTTAACCACACGCATTCTCGGCTAGCTTCATGTAGTGCCAATAATTCAGCATGATTCGAAGAAGTTGCTGCTAGAGTCTGCTTTGTAGACCGCCAAGATATTGCGGTATCACCATATATGAATACGTAACCTGTTTGAGATCTGCCTTTATGGGGATCGGACCGATATCCTGCATCTGCATAACCAACTAATTCCATTTTTGAGTCTTTAGAATAAAACAAACCCACATCCATTGTTCCTCGAAGATATCTAAATATATGTTTCACACCGGTCCAATGTCTTGCCAGTTGGAGAAGAACTATGTCTTGCCAACAAATTAACTAAAAATGCAATATCAGGACGTGTACAATTGGCAAGATACATTAGTGCAGCAATGGCACTAAGATATGGTACTTCAGGACCAAGTAGTTTTTCTCCTTTTTCTCGTGGGCGGAATGGATCttttttcttttcaagtgattGCACAACCATGGGTGTACTGACAGGATATGCTTTATCCATAATAAATCTTTTAAGGACCTTATCAATATAtgcagactgatggacaaagatTCCTTTTGATAAGTGTTCAACTTGAAAACCAAGACAAAGTTTTGTTTTGCCCAAGTCCTTCATTTGAAATTCTTTCTTTAAGTATGCAATCGTCTCATCAAGTTCGGTAGGAGTTCCAATGATGTTtaaatcatcaacataaactACGATAATTGTGAATCCTCCTTTTGTCCTCTTAATAAAGACGCATGGACAAATGACATTATTAACATATCCTTCTTTTAGGAGGTACTCACTGAGACGATTATACCATATTCGACCAGATTGCTTTAACCCATACAAGGATCTAATCAACTTGATTGAGTATAATTCTCAGGGATTTTAGATTACATGATTCAGGCATTTTCAATCCTTCAGGAATTTTCATGAATATATCATTATCAAGCGATCCATATAAATAGGAAGTCACAACATCCATTAAATTCATTCGGAGCCCTTCCAAAATTGATAAACTGAGTAAAAATCTGAATGTTGTTGAATCCATTACCGGGGAATAAGTCTCTTCGTAATCAATTCCCGGTCTCTGCGAGAAGCCTTGTGCAACAAGACGTGCCTTATATCTTACAACTTCATTTTTCTCATTTCTTTTACGCACAAATACCCATATATATCCAACAAGTTTTATACCTGCAGGTGTTTGGACAATAGGTCCAAAAACTTGGCATTTTTCAAGTGATTTTAATTCTGCTTCAATAGCTTCTTTCCACTTTGGCCAATCATTTCTTCTTTTACATTCATAGATCGATCTAGGCTCATGATCCTCGATTTCCTTAGAAATGTCAAGTGTAGCTGCATATACAAATATATCATCATGACAATTTCTTTTCTGTTCCACCTCTTTCCTGAAATGACAtaatttatcgagatctcttcaTTGTCAACAATTTCAGGTGTTTGATCATCCTTGGAAGACGTCTCTTCAGTGATCAATTCTATGATGCCATTTGATTGTCTAACTTCCTTATCAAGTTTCCTTGTTTTTTTTGGAGTTTTATCCTTGATCCAATTGGTCTACCATGCTTCTGGCGTGCTTTAGACTCATTTGCTAGCatgattttattattttcttcAGGAAGTTTAATCTTACAAAGAACATTAACAGCTGGTATATGTGACTTTGTCACATTCTTGACATCAGTAAAAGCATCAGGCAATCTATTTGCGACTTCTTGTAGGTGGATAATCTTTTGAACTGCAAGTTCATATTGATTTGTACGAGGGTCATAATGAGACAGGGATACTGCATTCCACAAAATTTCTTGCTTTTCTTTTTCGAATTTTGTCTTATCTCCCCCTAATGCAGGAAAAACTGTCTCATCAAATTGACAATTGACAAATCTTGCCGTGAATAAATCACCAGTCATGGGCTCCAAATATTTAATAATCGAGGGAGAATCAAATCCAACATATACCCCTAATCTTCTTTGGGTCCCATTTTTGTTCGTTGGGGAGGGGATATTGGAACATAAACTGCACACCCAAAAACTTTCAAGTGAGAGATATTTGGTTCTTGACCATTTACTAGTTGTAGTGGGGAATATTTATGATAAGAAGTCGGTCTTAACCGAACTAAAGAAGCCGCATGTAAAATTGCATGCCCCCATGCAGAATTTGGTAAATTTGTTTTCATAAGTAATGGTCTTGCAATTAACTGTAACCTTTTAATGAAAGACTCAGCAAGACCATTTTGAGTGTGTGTGTGGGCAACAGAATGTTCCACTTCAATCCCAATTGACATACAATAATCATTAAAATATTGGGATGTAAATTCTCCTGCATTGTCCAAtcttattttctttatattatgATCAGGAAATTGTGCTCTTAATCGAATTATTTGAGCAAGAAGTCGTGTAAAAGCAACATTACGAGTGGACAATAAAGTAACATGTGACCATCGTGTGGATGCATCAATGAGTACCACAAAATATTGAAATGGTCCACTGGATGGGGTAATAGGTCCACATATATCTCCTTGAATTCGCTCCAAAAATTTTGTGCATTCGATTGCAACTTTCACAGGAGATGGTTTTGTTATCAATTTTCCTTGAAAAAAAGCAACACATGAAAAATCTTTGGACAATGGAACAATTTTGTTTTTGAGTGGATGTCCATTtgaattttcaataattcttCGCATCATTGTTGAACCCGGATGGCCTAAACGATCATGTCATATAATAAAATTTCTCGGGTCAACAAACCTTTTATTAATAGTCATATGTGACTCAATTGGATTTATGAAAGTATAATATAATCCAGAATTATATGATGGGAGTTTTTCTATCAATGTTTCCTCCCTGAGACAATAGTCGTGATACATAAATATTCATTTTCATGTTCATTTGTTGTCTCAATATGATAGCCATTCTGGCGTATATCTTTAAAACTCAAAAGATTTCTTTTTGATCGGGTGGAAAATATTGCATTTGCAATCAATAAACATGTACCATTAGGTAGCACTATACTTGCTCTTCCGGAGCCTTCAATTCTATCTGATGCACCCGATATTGTATTTACATTAGCTTTGGCTAATGCTAGATGCGAAAAATATTTCtgattttttaaaattgtatGTGTGGTTGCACTATCCGCCAAACAAAAAGATTCCTCATCTCTTTTAACATATGATGAGAGGCTGCTAGCCATATTTCTTCatgaaaaataaaatttaaatcaGAAGTAGAAGTTAAACATCTCAAGTACTTCATTAACGAAAGAAAATTACATATGCAACTGATAATAATGATTATCATAGTTCAAAGTTTAAAAATAGATAGTCCAACATAAAGAAAAAGTTCAACTAGCACAGTAAGATCTTGTTTAATTATGCTCATCACCACCAAATTTAGGCATGTTCACATCAATATCTTCAAAGAAATCACCAACTTCCATGTGAGTAAAGCCCGAAGGATCAACTTGATCGTCACTTCCGAGGTGTGATTCAAGATAGGCGATCCCCAAAGGATCATTCTGTTCGGTGAAATTAGTTCCAACATTTTTCAAAGATGCCTGATATAGGTCAACAAAGTGTTTGGAGGTACGACATGTACTTCTCCAATGACCTTTCATTCCACAACGACTACAAGTACTTTCACCCCTTTTAACCATCGTACTTCCCTCGGGTTTCTCCTCATTTGTTGTCCTTTTCTGGTAGTAAGATTTTCTTTTAAAGTTCGGAGGATTTTGTTGATTACTACGGCCTCGACCACGCCCAAAACCACGACCACGGGCACGTCAATGCCCACGTCCACGTCCACGACCACTTCCATATCCATGCCCATGCCCACGTCCAAATGATTTATTATCTCTATATTCATTGTTAGTCACCGCATTCACTTCAGGGAATGGGGTTGAGCCAATTGGACTTGCTTGATAATTTTTCATCAAAAGTTCATTATTTTGTTCAGTAAGAAGCAAGATAGAAATCAGCTCAGAATATTTCGTGAATCCACGTTCACGATATTGTTGCTGCAAAAGCATATTGTTGGCATGGAAAGTGGAATATGTTTTTTCCAACATATCTTTGTCGGTGATATTCTCGCTACATAATTTCAATTGAGATGTAATTTTAAACATGGCAGAGTTATACTCGCTCACACTTTTATAATCTTGCAATCGCAAGTGTAGCCAATCATAGTGAGCTTTAGGAAGTATCACCATTTTCTAGTGGTCATATCTTTCTTTGAGATCCTTCCAAAGAGTTGATGGATCTTTAATAGTCAGATATTCAGTTTTCAATTCTTCATCAAGGTGATGGCGAAGAAATATCATGGCTTTTGCCTTGTCTTGTACAGAGGTTTTATTTCCCTCTTTTATGGTGTCACCGAGACCCATTGCACTAAGATGGATTTCAGCATCAAGAATCCATGTCAAATAATTTTTGCCGGTGACATCAAGTGCGTTGAACTCAAGTTTTGTAAGATTCGATATTATCACTAAAAACAAAAGAGATCAAATTATAATCGTCATCAATATTTATACACATAAATagaatataatattataatttgtTTACGACAAAATAGCAAATAATAATCAAAAGAAAACAAGTTATCAATTTATCTCGTAAAGCAATTTAAAACTTTTTGTTTATTAAGTCGCTACTTTAAATGATATAGGAATTCCTAGCCTGATTAATCTTATAATCAACATAGTGAATTAATGTATAACTACTTAATTTactacatttattttattttattaagttcatataaaACAGCAAGTTGTGTTGTCATATCTGCCAAAGCAGAAACTTGCTCAAGCATAAAGGAACTCAAGGCAGTAACGACCAAATATGGTATATGATTATCAAGATAAACTTAAGCAAGCGAGTCTGAATTTCTATCACAACCTCAATTTATAATTTAAGAATGCTAGGAATTTTAAATCCATGAACAAGTAGGTATCAAAGTACAGGGGTTAATGATAGATATTTACATCATGTGTATTAAGCTAAGTAGTACAAGCAAATGAATACAAATTTTACTCCGCAACTAGTAATACATGATTTAAAATTATACTAGAAGACTTATCAAAAACAGTTGGTGGCAGAACACTAACATCAATAAACAAACAAAAGTTTAAAGTTGATTTTCATTAAAATAGTCTTAGTTTACATTTTGTATACCAAGCCATGCATGAAAACAAGTATCAATATTACGACTAAATGCTAACAATTTGTAAATCACATAAAAGAAATTTAGGAGTTTAATAGTTTAGTGTTTGTGCGTAAAAAAAAACAAAAGTGCAGAAGTTTTAAAGAGAAAGCAACAGAAGCAAAGATAAATAGTTGGCATACTTACAGCACCTAAACAAGAACAGAAGAACACTATAAAAGGCCGCAAGCTGGAAATTTTCCCTTCTCTCCTTTTTATACTatcgtgctgataacgtgttataTATAACATAATATATAAGAGACTTTGAGAGAGAACTAACTAATAAGAAAAGAGAACATCTTATTCTTGTGTACATAACCATGATACAAGCAAGCCTTATATAGGCTAGTAGGATGAATGTTACAAGAAAATGGAGAGCCAAAAGTCTCTAATTAATGTAGGCATACGAAAAACCAAAAGTCATCTACTAATTACATAACAATAATTGATTTTTGGGGGTATTTGGTTAAATATTTTGACATTAGTAGTGATAAAAATCTGTTGGGCCATTTTGATTACCATGGGTCATAATTGGGTCATCCCATTTACTCTTAAAATTACGGTTTCTCGAAATTATTAAGGTTTTCATTTTTGTAGAGTAAATGATGTAATTGTTTGAGGGCTTTTACCTGTTGTGATGTGGAGAGTGATTTATGAAGGTTGGATGTTCATTTTGTGGCCGGAGTTTGAGTAGCACCACCGCGGCAGCGGTGGTGATGGTGGTTGGTTGCTGGAAAATGAAGGAGAATGAGGGGGGTGGGTACGTGGGTGTTCATGTGGgattatgtgtgtgtgtttatgttcCTATGTGTGTTCTGTGTTTGGAGTGACGGAGCCACCACCATTGACGGTGGTGGCGGCGTTCTAGGGTGGGAGTCGAGgcgagagaaagagagaaagatGAGAGAGAGGTGATCGGAGTTTGATCGGAAAAGGGGTTCAAGGGTGAATCTTGAAAAATGGTTTAGATAGGGTTATAGATCAGGAAGAGGGGAGTCTAAATCGAGAAAAAAATTCGTGTTTGGGCCTCGCAGGATTTTGGCCGACCGGTGACCGAAAGGTGGTTGCCACCGGCAGCCGCCATTGTTGATGCTGGAGGTAGAGAGGGGAAGAGGAAGGGTGTTGGGGAAGGAGGGATCAGAATAGTCCTTTGCTAatttaattgttttatttgaatTAAGGTGAGaatatgattaataatatatcaaaataaaaataaaatgataaataaatgaaataatgGGTGGAGATGAATAATAATTTAGGTGATTTTGAATCAAACTTTTAAAAAAGGGATTACAATGGTAGTAATGAGAAATATAGTAGGGTTTTTggttaattaaataattaaatttaaaaatattattcaaaaGTAAGTAAATGATTAGAATCAAGAATTATTTtagattttaattttaaaatttataatttgcGAGTAATTGATATTTTGTAATTAGGGATATTGTCTTCACTTAAAAGGAAGAACATGTTAATAAATATAATTTGGGAATGAGTGTAAGATTAGATtatttaaatgactaattgagtTATTTGCAAAAGCCGATAAATTCCCCCGATAGATAATAAATTTGATTTAAGTTTTTAATAAAaggtaaattattaaaaattagcACTTGTGAAAATAACCAATAAAGTGCTCAATAAATATTCAAAGATTATTTAAGGTTCATAATTGGGTGTATTTTGAAATATTTGTACCAAAGTAATTAGATGGGATATTAAAAATAACGTTTGAGAAAGCAAAATTTAAGTGAccaataaataatatattattatgcatattcttgaaatatttatACTAAAAATATTTTGGTGTGACTtattattttagaaaatactCGAGGTGGAATTATTTAATACGGAAAGGTGAAATTTTCACTAGTGCGCTAAATATCGGAAACAAGGCAAgtttcttctcccccttttttttgACATTTAAATATGTTTTGCTTATTGAATTTCAATATTTACAGATTTAATATTTGAACCCCTTATTCGTGATTATTTTCAGCCAAAACATCCCCAATCTAAGATCCATTGTTAGATTCTTTATTTATAACGAAATAATACACTCTATTTTCTCACGTGATTGTTCCTATTGTTCAGggaaattaatttatttattataggTCAAATATAAATTCCTATATTCATCTAATTTATTCTAAAGTCTCAAAGTGATTCATCATTCGGATCGATTATTTAATTTCTATCAAGTCTTGCAATAATCTTTTACCAATTGATTGAACTCTTCCAAGACTCCTGATCAATAAACTGATtagttattttatttttttccatTTCCATAAAAATTCTTTCAagatttttctttatttttaaaattattcgaGATTTTGGATTGACATGATTATTCTCATTTATTCGAGATAATCACCATGTTTGAAATGTATTGATATATTTTCCATGTCACTACCAAATTTTATTATTATCAAATAGAGCTTGGTTCATTGTTCAATCCAGAATATATGATATCCTATTATTTTTTCTGAAATTCCAAGTGATGCCAGTTAAAATGTGAAATGGAAACTGAATCGGGATGTGTTCATCTTTACTGGTCAATGTGGGGTTCCATTTCAGGTACTGGTCCTTCAGAGGCTTATATGGTTATATCTATTTAGGACTCATCTATCCTGGAGATTCCAGCACCACCTGTTATTATCGACTTGACTGATTCACCACCTGTTATCATTGACTTGACTGATTCTCCACCCCGTGATGAGGCATTTGTTTCTCTTATTGCTATTAAGGAGCCAATAGTTCAACCGACTGATGTCACCCCTACTTTCACCAGTCTAATTAATTTGACTCTGATTCCATCACCTATGATTCCAACTACCAATGGGATACCTACCGTCATGCCTCCTCGCGAGGAGGATCACTTGGCTGCTGACTTAGAGACTCACTTCCATCCTAAGCTATTAGAGATCACAACTTTGAGAGTAGGTGCTCCAATCATGCCTACCGCTGATATGTACCATTTTGAGACCATGGTTACTGCTGATCTTGAGCATGTTTCTACCCAGAGTATGGTACCTGTTAGGATCCCTGTT is a genomic window containing:
- the LOC141714979 gene encoding uncharacterized protein LOC141714979, whose product is MVILPKAHYDWLHLRLQDYKSVSEYNSAMFKITSQLKLCSENITDKDMLEKTYSTFHANNMLLQQQYRERGFTKYSELISILLLTEQNNELLMKNYQASPIGSTPFPEVNAVTNNEYRDNKSFGRGHGHGYGSGRGRGRGH